Proteins encoded within one genomic window of Methanosarcina barkeri str. Wiesmoor:
- a CDS encoding class I SAM-dependent methyltransferase — MFGEIGSVKSKADETALQILSLFRDSISEICLNEPESISDYFKPEYSHYIIVHTPLNFRFPERREELNMRFCRDVGVSVVERIVTETDQIYVRGLMAINGSKVYAILPFMKIDAEKAKIATFPEDHMVRVRSKVLPSVLPDIKGETILDIGSGFGSLTIELARNNPDSKVYGIDLHDSLTGQSQMNADVLGVSNVKFKTGSAYSLPFEAGSMDVATCFLMLHHLEDIKFALFEIKRVLKNGGLLIAVEPLAEQHHHGPQLSEAGWQELFEDVGFAIEVESQEGAAIMKAVKRE, encoded by the coding sequence ATGTTTGGAGAAATTGGAAGTGTAAAAAGCAAGGCGGATGAGACTGCACTGCAAATTTTATCCCTTTTCAGGGACAGCATCAGTGAAATTTGCCTGAATGAACCTGAATCCATATCAGATTATTTCAAGCCGGAGTATTCTCATTACATCATAGTCCATACTCCCCTGAATTTCCGGTTCCCTGAGAGGAGGGAAGAATTGAATATGCGTTTTTGCAGGGATGTCGGAGTTTCGGTTGTTGAACGCATCGTAACCGAAACTGATCAAATTTACGTAAGAGGACTTATGGCAATCAACGGATCAAAAGTCTATGCTATCCTGCCTTTTATGAAAATAGATGCAGAAAAAGCAAAGATAGCAACATTTCCTGAAGACCACATGGTACGCGTGCGATCAAAAGTGCTTCCTTCTGTGCTTCCTGACATAAAAGGAGAAACAATTCTCGATATTGGTAGCGGCTTTGGAAGCCTTACCATAGAGCTTGCAAGAAACAATCCTGATTCGAAAGTCTACGGAATCGATCTTCATGATTCTCTTACAGGCCAGTCGCAGATGAATGCTGATGTCCTTGGCGTGTCGAATGTGAAATTCAAGACCGGAAGCGCTTATTCACTTCCTTTTGAAGCCGGTTCGATGGATGTAGCTACCTGTTTTTTAATGCTTCACCACCTGGAAGACATTAAATTTGCCCTGTTTGAGATAAAGAGAGTGCTTAAAAACGGCGGCCTGTTGATAGCAGTTGAACCGCTTGCAGAACAACACCACCACGGCCCCCAACTTTCGGAAGCCGGATGGCAAGAGCTTTTCGAAGACGTTGGCTTCGCAATAGAGGTTGAGAGCCAGGAAGGGGCAGCGATTATGAAAGCTGTAAAAAGAGAATAA
- a CDS encoding P-II family nitrogen regulator — protein sequence MKYIIAMIRPERLDAVKRELQKLEVNRLTVSSVAGYGAQKGHLEIYRATEHEANLLEKVKIEIAVEDHFLKSVIEAIKTGAKGKDGYIGSGKIFVLPLENVIRIRTNETGPEAL from the coding sequence ATGAAATACATAATTGCTATGATAAGGCCGGAAAGACTCGATGCAGTCAAAAGAGAACTTCAGAAACTTGAGGTAAATAGACTAACAGTATCATCGGTCGCTGGCTATGGTGCACAAAAGGGGCATTTAGAGATTTACAGGGCAACTGAACATGAAGCAAATCTTCTTGAAAAGGTCAAGATTGAAATTGCAGTGGAAGATCATTTCCTGAAATCGGTTATTGAAGCAATAAAGACCGGAGCAAAAGGCAAGGACGGTTACATCGGAAGCGGCAAGATATTTGTGCTACCTTTAGAGAACGTAATAAGGATTCGCACAAACGAAACCGGACCAGAAGCTCTATGA
- a CDS encoding ammonium transporter: MTIEAADTVWVLISSALVLLMLPGLALFYGGLVQRKNVLSSMMHSFVAMGVMALEWVLIGYSLAFADGNWFVGGLGHVFLKGIDVYSVTGTIPTYAYVAFQGMFAIITPALISGAIVGRVKFKSYIAFIALWGLIVYAPVCHWVWGGGFLTGEALDFAGGTVVHITSGVSSLAILTYLGKRRGFGVDSLKPHNVTLTLLGTGLLWFGWFGFNAGSSLAANEIASLAFITTLVAPAAAGFIWMALEWYHLGYPTALGFATGILAGLVAITPSAGFVTPMAAIPIGAITSFVCYNAVGLKERLGYDDSLDAFGVHGVGGIVGALLVGVFASVGGTGLLLGNSSQMLIQLQGVVVTIVYAAVGTLLIGFILNRTIGLKVSESEENIGLDKTQHGEVAYNI, translated from the coding sequence ATGACTATTGAAGCAGCAGACACAGTATGGGTACTCATCTCGTCTGCACTTGTATTGTTAATGCTTCCCGGACTTGCACTGTTCTATGGCGGGCTTGTCCAGCGTAAAAACGTTTTGAGCAGCATGATGCATTCATTTGTTGCAATGGGCGTCATGGCTCTGGAATGGGTATTGATAGGTTACTCACTTGCATTTGCAGACGGTAACTGGTTTGTAGGTGGCCTTGGACATGTATTCCTGAAAGGGATAGATGTATATTCAGTAACTGGTACAATTCCGACTTATGCATATGTTGCGTTTCAGGGAATGTTTGCAATAATTACACCTGCTCTGATTTCAGGTGCAATTGTAGGACGTGTGAAGTTTAAATCTTATATCGCATTCATTGCTCTCTGGGGACTTATCGTATATGCACCTGTCTGCCACTGGGTCTGGGGTGGTGGGTTCCTTACAGGGGAAGCTCTTGACTTTGCAGGCGGTACAGTTGTGCACATAACCTCAGGTGTCTCCTCACTTGCAATTCTTACATACCTTGGAAAGAGACGTGGTTTTGGGGTAGATTCATTAAAGCCACATAATGTTACTTTGACGCTTCTTGGAACTGGTCTTCTCTGGTTCGGATGGTTCGGGTTTAACGCAGGTTCATCACTTGCTGCAAATGAGATTGCATCTCTCGCATTCATTACAACACTTGTAGCCCCAGCAGCTGCAGGATTTATCTGGATGGCCCTTGAATGGTATCACTTAGGGTATCCAACAGCTCTGGGATTTGCAACAGGGATTCTTGCAGGACTTGTTGCAATAACTCCAAGTGCAGGCTTTGTCACGCCAATGGCAGCAATTCCTATAGGTGCGATCACAAGTTTCGTGTGCTACAATGCTGTAGGACTCAAAGAAAGGCTTGGATATGATGACTCGCTGGATGCCTTTGGAGTACATGGTGTTGGTGGAATAGTAGGCGCACTCCTAGTAGGTGTATTTGCAAGTGTAGGAGGGACCGGTCTCTTACTTGGGAATTCCAGCCAAATGTTAATCCAGCTTCAAGGCGTTGTCGTCACAATTGTTTATGCAGCTGTCGGGACTCTCCTTATTGGATTCATACTTAACAGAACTATAGGGCTTAAAGTCAGCGAAAGTGAAGAAAACATCGGACTTGACAAGACGCAGCATGGTGAAGTTGCATATAACATCTGA
- a CDS encoding ammonium transporter: MLNTGSTGFMLLATSLVMLMTPGLAFFYGGLSCKRNILGIMMQSFVSMGATTVLWFFIGYSLCFSGGEGAIIGNLDKMFLHGITPTTIIKDMGFPEIVFVAYQMMFAIITPALITGAFANRVTFKAYLIFLVLWQLFVYYPFVHMVWGGGLLAQMGVLDFAGGIVVHATAGFAALASVFYVGSRKYNKITKPNNIPLMAIGTALLWFGWYGFNAGSELNVDGITSLAFLNSDIAASFAAITWMIIEWYKERKPKFVGLMTGAVAGLATITPAAGLVALPVAAIMGILGSVVCYFAVHLKNKMEWDDALDVWGVHGIGGVTGTILLGVFASTAINPVGADGLLYGGTAFFIKEVVVVAATSVYAFVFTYIMLMLINTITPVKVTDEEQLIGLDISMHGECAYDTIH, from the coding sequence ATGTTAAATACTGGCTCTACAGGCTTTATGCTGCTTGCGACAAGTCTTGTGATGCTAATGACTCCTGGTCTGGCATTTTTCTATGGAGGACTTTCCTGTAAGCGGAATATTTTAGGAATTATGATGCAAAGCTTTGTTTCGATGGGAGCAACGACTGTTTTATGGTTTTTTATCGGGTATTCTCTATGTTTCAGCGGGGGAGAAGGTGCCATCATAGGAAACCTGGACAAAATGTTTTTACACGGGATTACCCCAACTACAATAATCAAAGATATGGGGTTTCCAGAAATTGTATTTGTAGCTTATCAGATGATGTTTGCAATTATTACCCCTGCCTTGATTACTGGAGCATTTGCAAACCGGGTTACTTTTAAAGCTTATCTTATTTTCCTTGTTCTCTGGCAGCTTTTTGTTTACTATCCTTTTGTTCATATGGTCTGGGGAGGCGGTCTGCTTGCACAGATGGGAGTTCTTGATTTTGCAGGAGGAATTGTTGTTCATGCTACAGCCGGATTTGCAGCTCTTGCTTCGGTCTTTTACGTAGGCTCAAGAAAGTACAACAAAATAACAAAACCAAACAATATTCCGTTAATGGCTATAGGGACTGCTCTTTTGTGGTTTGGATGGTACGGGTTTAACGCTGGAAGTGAACTGAATGTAGATGGGATTACCTCACTTGCATTCTTGAACAGTGACATTGCAGCTTCTTTTGCGGCAATCACCTGGATGATAATAGAATGGTATAAGGAAAGAAAACCAAAGTTTGTAGGGCTTATGACAGGAGCAGTTGCAGGCCTTGCAACAATTACTCCTGCAGCAGGTCTTGTTGCTTTACCCGTGGCTGCAATAATGGGCATCCTCGGATCAGTTGTCTGTTATTTTGCCGTACATCTTAAAAACAAGATGGAATGGGACGATGCTCTTGATGTATGGGGTGTCCATGGAATTGGGGGCGTTACCGGCACAATTCTACTTGGAGTCTTTGCCTCGACGGCTATAAACCCGGTAGGAGCTGACGGACTGCTTTACGGTGGCACAGCATTCTTTATTAAAGAAGTTGTGGTTGTTGCAGCTACTTCAGTCTATGCATTTGTGTTTACCTACATTATGTTGATGCTAATAAACACAATAACTCCGGTCAAAGTTACGGACGAAGAACAACTTATAGGCCTTGATATTTCTATGCACGGAGAATGTGCCTACGACACTATTCACTGA
- a CDS encoding magnesium transporter CorA family protein has translation MLQIFKSTDSGLTTLDQVEDGAWINIVNPNEQEILLISKDLNIPAEHLKAALDEEERSRIEVDEGCTVVLIDIPVPNANLQDGGIFYTIPLGIIITGKNIVTVSLQENYVIKSFIEQRIKSFYTFKKTRFLLQILYRNSKLYLQYLRHIDKASDKIESKLHKSLKNKELIQLLELEKSLVYFSTSLKSNEIVLEKILRSTPVKMYPDDTDLLEDVIVENKQAIEMANIYSNILTGTMDAYASVISNNLNIVMKFLTSVTIVLSVPTMVASFFGMNVDVPFENNPHAFVIIFIMTLFFSMILAITMLRKQLF, from the coding sequence ATGCTTCAGATATTCAAATCGACAGATTCCGGACTGACAACTCTTGACCAGGTTGAAGACGGCGCATGGATTAATATTGTAAATCCAAACGAGCAGGAAATTCTTTTAATTTCAAAAGACCTGAATATTCCTGCTGAACATCTTAAAGCTGCACTTGATGAAGAGGAACGCTCCAGAATTGAAGTTGATGAAGGCTGTACTGTTGTATTAATAGATATACCTGTACCGAATGCTAACCTGCAGGACGGAGGAATTTTTTATACAATCCCCCTTGGGATTATAATTACTGGCAAAAACATTGTAACAGTCTCTCTTCAGGAGAATTACGTTATTAAAAGTTTTATCGAACAGAGAATAAAATCCTTTTATACATTCAAAAAAACACGTTTTCTTTTACAGATCCTGTATCGAAACTCAAAGTTATATCTTCAATATCTCAGGCATATCGATAAAGCAAGTGATAAGATCGAGTCCAAATTGCATAAATCCCTGAAAAATAAGGAATTAATCCAGCTTCTCGAGCTGGAAAAAAGCCTTGTATATTTCTCTACATCTTTAAAAAGCAATGAAATAGTCCTTGAGAAAATCCTGAGATCCACTCCTGTTAAGATGTATCCTGACGATACGGATCTTCTTGAAGATGTTATCGTAGAAAACAAGCAGGCGATTGAAATGGCAAATATTTATAGCAATATCTTGACCGGAACAATGGATGCATATGCTTCGGTTATTTCCAACAACTTAAACATTGTTATGAAATTCCTGACTTCAGTTACAATCGTTCTGTCAGTCCCAACAATGGTTGCAAGCTTTTTTGGAATGAATGTTGACGTCCCATTCGAAAATAACCCTCATGCATTTGTGATCATTTTCATAATGACATTGTTTTTCTCGATGATTCTAGCTATAACAATGCTAAGGAAACAACTGTTCTAA
- a CDS encoding thioredoxin family protein, translating to MKIEILGTGCSKCNKTKEMVEKAVKEAGVDAEIVKVEDFDIILGYGVMVTPALVIDGDVKVAGKVPSVDDIKKWIKK from the coding sequence ATGAAAATCGAAATACTTGGTACAGGATGTTCAAAATGTAACAAAACAAAAGAAATGGTAGAGAAAGCTGTAAAAGAAGCAGGTGTAGATGCTGAAATTGTCAAGGTAGAGGATTTCGATATAATTCTGGGATACGGAGTCATGGTCACTCCTGCTCTTGTAATTGACGGAGATGTTAAAGTCGCAGGTAAAGTTCCAAGCGTTGATGATATCAAAAAATGGATCAAAAAATAA
- a CDS encoding putative zinc-binding protein, with protein sequence MPEEAKCACGSANVAIFPCAGAANVGQLSNRIAIELEKQGIGNLMCTVGIGARAPGLMKSAEASDRIIAIDGCPVNCSSKTLELAGFKVDRQIVISKLGIKKSKEKDLKDQEVTDTLGKVMEILQSE encoded by the coding sequence ATGCCAGAAGAAGCAAAATGTGCATGCGGCTCGGCGAATGTGGCAATTTTCCCATGCGCGGGAGCAGCAAATGTCGGTCAGCTTTCAAACAGAATCGCAATTGAACTCGAAAAGCAGGGCATAGGAAATCTTATGTGCACTGTCGGGATCGGTGCAAGAGCTCCGGGACTTATGAAGTCTGCCGAAGCTTCTGATCGTATTATAGCAATTGACGGTTGTCCTGTAAACTGCTCTAGCAAGACCCTTGAACTTGCAGGGTTTAAAGTTGATAGACAGATCGTAATTTCCAAACTTGGGATCAAGAAAAGTAAGGAAAAAGACCTCAAAGACCAGGAAGTAACAGATACTCTCGGGAAAGTTATGGAAATTCTTCAATCCGAATGA
- a CDS encoding permease — MVDIFYPLQWIADKLTYEVFGIAPDTHLAASVNFVIYDVMKIFLLLAVMIFFISYLRTYITTERTRKVLGNKKGIKYHILASLLGTITPFCSCSSVPIFIGFVEAGIPLGITFSFLITSPLVNEAAVAALWATLGLKATLIYIVSGIILGVLGGVLIGFLKLERYVEDFVYKIKVGPQTAKPEELTVKERANIAFENVKDIVGRVWIYVIIGVSIGGIFHGYAPEGILEKYAGKDNLLAVPVAVLIGVPLYSNVMAMIPIIESLIGKGLPIGTSLAFLMSVTAVSLPEMVILKKVLKKELIAIFVLIVGVSIIFTGYLFNILL, encoded by the coding sequence ATGGTCGATATATTTTACCCTCTTCAATGGATTGCAGACAAATTAACATACGAGGTTTTCGGGATTGCACCTGATACGCACCTTGCAGCGAGTGTTAACTTTGTTATTTACGATGTGATGAAAATTTTCTTGCTGCTTGCAGTAATGATTTTTTTCATTTCTTATCTCAGAACCTATATTACTACTGAAAGAACCCGTAAAGTACTTGGAAACAAAAAAGGGATTAAGTATCACATCCTTGCGTCTCTTCTTGGAACAATTACTCCTTTTTGCTCGTGTTCATCCGTTCCGATTTTCATTGGGTTTGTAGAGGCAGGCATACCTCTTGGAATTACTTTTTCCTTCCTGATAACCTCACCTCTTGTAAATGAAGCTGCAGTTGCTGCTCTCTGGGCAACTCTAGGTCTTAAGGCAACATTAATCTATATAGTTTCAGGGATTATACTGGGAGTTCTTGGAGGTGTTTTAATTGGCTTCCTTAAGCTGGAGAGGTACGTGGAGGATTTTGTTTATAAGATAAAAGTGGGACCGCAGACTGCAAAACCCGAAGAGTTAACCGTAAAGGAACGAGCAAATATTGCCTTTGAAAACGTAAAAGACATTGTGGGAAGAGTATGGATCTATGTAATTATAGGCGTTAGCATAGGAGGCATTTTCCACGGATATGCACCTGAGGGAATTTTAGAGAAATATGCAGGTAAGGATAATCTGCTTGCGGTGCCAGTTGCCGTTCTGATTGGAGTTCCACTGTACTCAAATGTTATGGCAATGATTCCTATCATAGAAAGCTTGATTGGGAAAGGTCTTCCCATAGGAACTTCTCTTGCGTTCCTCATGTCCGTTACTGCCGTTTCCCTTCCTGAAATGGTTATCCTTAAAAAGGTGCTGAAAAAAGAGCTAATAGCAATTTTTGTCTTAATCGTGGGAGTTTCGATAATCTTTACAGGATATCTATTCAATATACTGTTATAA